The region GGGCGGGTTCTCGACGGCATGGATGCCCACGTCCACGACCACCGCGCCGGGCCGCACGTGCTCCGCGCGGATCGCATGCCGGGCGCCGATCGCGACGACCAGGATCTCGGCCTCGCGCGTCACCGCCGCGAGGTCTCGCGTTCCCGAGTGGCAGAGGGTCACCGTCGCGTTCATCCCCTCGCGCCGCTCGGAGAGGAGGACCGAGAGCGGACGGCCCACGATGCGGCTCCGCCCCACGACGACGACGCGCTTCCCCGAGAGATCCCCGACGTGGCGGCGGAGCAGCTCGACGACGCCGAGGGGTGTCGCGGGACGATGGCCCGGCAGGCCGCTCACCCACCGCCCCACGTTCATGGGATGGAGCCCGTCCACGTCCTTCACCGGGGGCACGTCCTCGAGGAACCGCTCCTCGCGCAGGTGCGACGGAAGCGGCAGCTGGAGAATGATCCCGTGCACGGAGCGATCCGCGCTCAGGGCGTGGAGCGTGGAGCGGACCGCGTTCTCGGGCGACGCGGCGGAAAGACGCTCGACCCGCGCCGTCGCGCCGAGCGACTCCGCGGCGGCGCACTTCGAGCGGACGTAGGGATTCCCCCCCGGCGGCTCGCCCACGGTCACGACCGCGAGCCCCGGCACCACGCCGCGCTCCCGCAGGCGGGCGAAGCGATCCCTCACGCCCGCCTTGATCTCGTCGGCCAGGGGCGCGCCCCGGAGGCGCAGGGCCGGCACGGCGACGCTCACGCCACCGGGACCCGCGGCGCCGGGCTCAGGGCCAGGGAGATTCGCTCGATGTGGCGGCAGTGTCCCGTGACCTCGTCCACGTCGAGATGGACGCCGTTCAGCCGGATGTCCCCCGTCGCGGGCTCGAAGCGCGTGGGAAGGAGCGTGAGGAACTTCTGGATCGCGAGCTCCTTTCGCACTCCGATCACGGAATCGTACGGTCCCGTCATGCCGGCGTCCGTGATGTATCCGGTTCCCTTGGGGAGCACCCGCTCGTCCGCGGTCTGGATGTGCGTGTGCGTGCCGAGGAGCGCGGAGATCCGCCCGTCCAGGTACCAGCCGAGCGCCACCTTCTCCGCGGTCGCCTCGGCGTGGAAGTCGAGGAGGATGATCCGGGCTCCGAGATCGCGCAGCCGCGCGACCTCCTGGTCCGCGACGCGGAAGGGGCACAGGAGCTCCCGCATGAAGACCCGGCCCATCAGGTTCAGCACCCCGATCTTCACGCCGTCCCGGCTCGTGAAGAGCTTCGACCCCGTTCCGGGAACTCCCTCCGGGTAGTTGTGCGGGCGCAGGAGGAGCGGCTCGGAGTCGAGGAGCGGCAGCGACTCGCGCCGGTCCCAGATGTGATTGCCGCTCGTCATCGCCTCGAGGCCGAGCTCCTTCAGCTCCTCGAGGATGTCCTTCGTGACGCCGAAGCCCGCGGCGGAATTCTCCACGTTGCCCACGACGAAGTCGATTCCCATCGACGAGACGATGTCGGGAACCAGCTCGCGCACGGCCTTGCGGCCCGGCGAGCCGTAGATGTCGGCGATGAAGAGGAGGTTCATCGGAACCCTACCGGGCGTACTCCATCGCGCGCGTCTCGCGGATCACGATCACCTTGATCTGGCCCGGATACTGGAGCTCGCGCTCCACCCGCCTCGCGACGTCCGACGCGAGCTGCACCGCGCGGGCGTCGTCGACGTTCTTCGGCTCCACCATGATGCGCACCTCGCGCCCCGCCTGGATCGCGTACGACTTCTCCACCCCGGGGAAGCTGTCGGCGATCTTCTCGAGCGCCTCGAGGCGCTTCACGTAGTTCTCGATGCTCTCGCGGCGGGCTCCCGGCCGCGCTCCCGAGACCGCGTCGGCGGCCATCACGAGCACCGCGTACAGGTTCTCGGCCGTGGGATCGTGATGATGGTAGCCCACGGCGCGAACGACCTCGTCGGGCTCGCCGTACTTCTTCGCGAAGTCCATCGAGATCTGGGCATGAGCGCCCTCGACCTCGTGCGTCACGGCCTTGCCGAGGTCGTGGAGGAGTCCGGCGCGCTTCGCGAGCTGGATGTCGAACCCGAGCTGCGCGGCCATGATCCCGCAGATCCAGGCGACCTCCTTCGAGTGCTGGAGGATGTTCTGGCCGTAGGAGGTCCGGTACTGGAGCCGGCCGAGGAGCTTCACGATCTCGGGATGCATCGAGTGGACCCCGACTTCGAGGACCGCCGACTCGCCCAGCTCGAGGATCTGCTCCTCGACTTCCTTCTGGGTCTTGGCGACGACCTCCTCGATGCGCGCGGGGTGGATGCGTCCGTCCGTGACGAGCTTCGTGAGCGCCCGCTTCGCAACCTCGCGCCGGACCGGATCGAATCCGGAGAGGATCACGGCCTCGGGCGTGTCGTCGATGATGACGTCGATCCCGGTCACGGTCTCGAAGGCGCGGATATTCCGGCCCTCGCGCCCGATGATCCGCCCCTTCATCTCGTCGTTCGGTAGATGGACGACCGAGACGGTGGACTCGGCCGAGTGGTCGGCGGCGCAGCGCTGGATCGCGAGGGTGACGATCTCGCGCGCCTCCTTCTCGGCGTTCCGCGTCGCCTCCTCGCGAATCTCCTGGAGCCGCTTCGCGGCTTCGGACTTGGCCTCGTTCTCCATGTTGGCGATGAGCATGGCCTTGGCCTCGTCCATGGTCATGCCGCTGATCCGCTGGAGGCGCGCGTTCTGCTCGTTCAGGATCCGCGCCAGGTCCTTGTCCCGCTCCGCCAGGGCCTCGCCGCGGACCTCGAGCTCCCGCTCGAGCCGCTTCTGGTCGCGCTCCTTCTTGTCGAGGACCTCGGCCCGGCGGTTCAGGTTCGACTCCAGCTCGTGCAGGCGCCGGTCCATCCCCTGGATCTCCGCCTTCTGAGACTGGACCTCGCGGTCGATCTTCGCCTTCTCGCGGAACCATTCGTCCTTGGCTTCGAGGATGGCGCTCTTCTTCTGGTTCTCCGCCTCCTTCTCGGCTTCCCGGACGATCTTCGCGGCGAGCTGCTCCGCGCCGTACACCTTTCCTTCCCCGATCCGACGGTGCGCGATCCAGCCGCCGAGAAACGCGACGGCCGCCGCCCCGAGCGCGACGAGGACGACCACCCATGGCGTGAACGTCATGAGACCGGCCTCCCGGTATAAAAAAGCGCCCCGCCGATGCCGTGGGTACGAGGCTTTTGAACCTGGAAGTTTCCAGGTGGGTGCCCTGGACCCGGGTCCGCGTCGCCCGCGTCGGGCGGGCCTCCACTTCGCCGAGTCTTCAAGCTCCCGTCTTTCGAGTTGTGGCTCAAAAATGCCTGGCACATCACGAACATGGCAGGGTGCTAGTCCCCAACTGCTATGTGGTACGGATACCCTCGATAGTCCTCCGGAAGCCGGGTTGTCGTCGACGGGAACTCGATCATTTCTCGCTGAGGTTGTCGCTCAGGAGGCGCCCCCATTCGCGGGCGCGCTCGCGCAACTCGTTCTCACGTCGCGTGCGCTCGTCGCGCTCGCGAAAGAGCTCATCGGCGATGTTCAGCGAAGCCAGGATCGCGAGCTTGGCCGGAGTGCCTCCCGGGACGCGCTGGGTCAGCTCCCGCATCTTGCCGTCCACGTAGGCGGCGACCACCTGGATGTAATCCGGATCCGCGCCGCGGATCTTGTACTCGCTGCCGAAGATCGTCACGCTCTGCGTGTTCGGTTCGGTCGTCATCGCGATACCTCAATTCGATCGATCGTTTCCCGCGACGGCCCGAGCCCCCGAGGGCCTTCCCTTCGGACCGCCTTGCCTCAAGCGTGGACCGCCTTGTGCAGTTGGTCCAGCTTGACCAGCATGTCCTCCACCCGTTTCGCCATCACGCGCCGCTCGTCGAGGAGCGCCGTGCGCTCCGCCTCGAGGGCCTGGATCTGCGGCTTCAGGGCGTCGGCATTCTTTCCGGCGCGCGCCTCCACGTCGACGAGACGCTGCCTCAGATCTCCGTTCTCCGCCTCCAGCCGCTTCTTCTCCTCACGGAGCTTCGTGAGGATTCCCACCGCGGCCTGGATCCGGTCTTCGAGCTGATCCAGCTCAGGCACTGCCACTCGAGTCTCAACCGTCATGGGCGTGTACCCGGCCCCGCGGGCGAGCCCCGCAGCGCCGCTCCGAACTTCGTCGTGAGCGCATGGACGATGGCCTCGATCGCCCCGTCCACGTCCCGATCCGACAGGG is a window of Candidatus Eisenbacteria bacterium DNA encoding:
- the zapB gene encoding cell division protein ZapB, yielding MAVPELDQLEDRIQAAVGILTKLREEKKRLEAENGDLRQRLVDVEARAGKNADALKPQIQALEAERTALLDERRVMAKRVEDMLVKLDQLHKAVHA
- a CDS encoding cell division protein ZapA, with amino-acid sequence MTTEPNTQSVTIFGSEYKIRGADPDYIQVVAAYVDGKMRELTQRVPGGTPAKLAILASLNIADELFRERDERTRRENELRERAREWGRLLSDNLSEK
- a CDS encoding TIGR00282 family metallophosphoesterase, whose protein sequence is MNLLFIADIYGSPGRKAVRELVPDIVSSMGIDFVVGNVENSAAGFGVTKDILEELKELGLEAMTSGNHIWDRRESLPLLDSEPLLLRPHNYPEGVPGTGSKLFTSRDGVKIGVLNLMGRVFMRELLCPFRVADQEVARLRDLGARIILLDFHAEATAEKVALGWYLDGRISALLGTHTHIQTADERVLPKGTGYITDAGMTGPYDSVIGVRKELAIQKFLTLLPTRFEPATGDIRLNGVHLDVDEVTGHCRHIERISLALSPAPRVPVA
- the rny gene encoding ribonuclease Y, coding for MTFTPWVVVLVALGAAAVAFLGGWIAHRRIGEGKVYGAEQLAAKIVREAEKEAENQKKSAILEAKDEWFREKAKIDREVQSQKAEIQGMDRRLHELESNLNRRAEVLDKKERDQKRLERELEVRGEALAERDKDLARILNEQNARLQRISGMTMDEAKAMLIANMENEAKSEAAKRLQEIREEATRNAEKEAREIVTLAIQRCAADHSAESTVSVVHLPNDEMKGRIIGREGRNIRAFETVTGIDVIIDDTPEAVILSGFDPVRREVAKRALTKLVTDGRIHPARIEEVVAKTQKEVEEQILELGESAVLEVGVHSMHPEIVKLLGRLQYRTSYGQNILQHSKEVAWICGIMAAQLGFDIQLAKRAGLLHDLGKAVTHEVEGAHAQISMDFAKKYGEPDEVVRAVGYHHHDPTAENLYAVLVMAADAVSGARPGARRESIENYVKRLEALEKIADSFPGVEKSYAIQAGREVRIMVEPKNVDDARAVQLASDVARRVERELQYPGQIKVIVIRETRAMEYAR
- a CDS encoding bifunctional 5,10-methylenetetrahydrofolate dehydrogenase/5,10-methenyltetrahydrofolate cyclohydrolase: MRLRGAPLADEIKAGVRDRFARLRERGVVPGLAVVTVGEPPGGNPYVRSKCAAAESLGATARVERLSAASPENAVRSTLHALSADRSVHGIILQLPLPSHLREERFLEDVPPVKDVDGLHPMNVGRWVSGLPGHRPATPLGVVELLRRHVGDLSGKRVVVVGRSRIVGRPLSVLLSERREGMNATVTLCHSGTRDLAAVTREAEILVVAIGARHAIRAEHVRPGAVVVDVGIHAVENPPEGTPRYTGDVDPESVGAVASALTPVPGGVGPLTVAMLLRNLADAAEAQAAS